In Pseudomonas flavescens, the sequence CGCATAGAGCGCCAGCGCCTGATAGATGTCCCGCGGTTTGAGGCCCCAGGCTTCCTGATGCAGCAGCGGTTCCTGATGCAGATCAAGAATCAGCAGTTCGCCACCCTCGGCCTCCTTGACCCAGCCGACGAAACCCTGCTCGTCGATGATGAATTCGTTGACGTTGACCCCCGGCAGTTCCTCGCTCAACTGCACGCGGTGCCAGGTGCGGCCATGGCCCTGACGGGTATCGACCTTGGCGACACGATCCCAGAAGGCGCCTTCGACATTGTGATAGCCCTTGGAGAGCAGCGAGATGTCGTCGACCAGTTGGTCGGTGTGGTAATCCTCGGAATCCAGACCGCAGCCACGCGCCTTCAGGCGCATGTTGATGTCCTTGGTCACCAGCACCACCGAGGTGCCCGGGCGGCGCGATTTCAGTTCGACCAGCTGGTTGATGATCTTGTTGTCGTTGAGGTCCTCCGGCAGCCAGGTGACGGGCGCCGCACTCTTGCTCATGAGAATCGACAGAAAGCCGCGAGGCTCGTTCTTGCCACGCTGGATCGGCACGCCGTGCTCGACCTCCTCGGGGCTGGCGCCATCGAGGATCTTGTCGATCAGACGGATCGCCTGGCGGCACTCGGCGGCCACCCCCTGCTTGCCGGTTTTCAGCTTGTCGAGCTCCTCCAGCACCGTCATCGGAATGGCGACGTGGTGTTCCTGAAAGTTGAGCAGCGCGTTGGGATCGTGAATCAGGACATTGGTGTCGAGGGCGTACAAGGTTGGGGCGGTGGGCTTGATGCGTCCGTGGTCATCCATACTCGTCACCTCTTGTCGGATCCAGCGACGGAATGCCAGGACGGCGCTCCGCCACACAGGGCCACCGACTCCCCGCCCGGGCGGAGAGGTGCAAACGATGAGGGCCGAGGGCCGCCACCTGTCTGCAGGGTTCGGCGGTCTTTCAAGGCGCGGCCTGCGACGGCGGATCATCATGATCGATTCGCTGCAGACCACAGTTCGTTGATACTCCAAAAAATGTGACAGGAAAATGATCTTTTCAGATTTTTGAAGTTTATTTTTCGCTTAGACGAATGACGCTTGGCGCTCGCGTCACTCACCGCTAAAGTCCTGAGTTCGACCACCGCGAATCCTGCCTCTCCCTGCCAGCTAACTGCTCCTGCCACCGAATCGGCTAGAATCGGCGCTCCGCTGAAGGAGACGACCTATGCTGATGGTGATTTCACCCGCCAAGACCCTGGATTACGACACCGCGCCGGTGACGTCACGCTTCACCCAACCCGAGTTCCTCGAGCACTCCCAGGAACTCGTCGCCCAGCTACGCGAATTCTCCCCCGCGCAGATCGCCGAGCTGATGCACCTGTCGGACAAGCTCGCCGGCCTCAATGCCGCACGCTTCGGCAGTTGGACGCCAGCCTTCGACACGCAGAACGCCAAGCAGGCCCTGCTGGCCTTCAAGGGCGACGTGTACACCGGCCTGGATGCGCAAAGCTTCGCGGAGGCGGATTTCGATTTCGCCCAGCAGCACCTGCGCATGCTTTCCGGCCTGTACGGTCTGCTGCGCCCGCTGGACCTGATGATGCCCTATCGCCTGGAGATGGGGACCAAGCTGGCCAACGCCCGCGGCAAGGACCTCTACGCCTTCTGGGGCGAGCACATCAGCCAGTGGCTGAACGAAGCGCTGCAGGCGCAGGGCGACGACGTGCTGCTCAACCTGGCCTCCAACGAGTACTTCGGCGCGGTCAAGCGCAAGGTGCTCAAGGCGCGCATCATCGATACCGAATTCAAGGACCTGAAGAACGGCCAGTACAAGATCATCAGCTTCTACGCCAAGAAGGCCCGCGGCCTGATGGCTCGCCACGTGATCAGAGAGCGCCTGAAGGACCCGAAGGACCTCAAGGACTTCAACGACCAGGGCTACCGCTTCTCGGCCAAGGACTCCAGCGCCGACAAGCTGGTATTCCTGCGCGACCACGCCCCGGAGTGATAGGGGCTGTTCCCGTTTCACGCACGGCCGCGCTGAAACGGGAACAAACCTTACGTGGAAACATCCGCCAACCCCTGCGCGCGTGCCGAGGCAGCCACGCTTGTGTAGGATTGGCCAACATTCGACGATCAAGGTCCCGCGATGATTTTCGGCGCGATTCTGGTGCTCAGCTGGTTCATCCTGCTGATCCGCTACCCGGCCAAGGCCCTGCCCATATCCCTCGCCGCGCTGGTCGGCCTGGGGCTGGTCTCGAGCTGGGTGCTGTGGCAGGAGAGCCGCGAGAATCGCCACCTGGCTCACCTCGAGCTGCGCCTGGCTTACACGCCGCAAAGCTGTCCGGCAGATCGCCCGCTGGGCCTGCACCTGCACAACGGCAGCGAAGCCGCCCTGCTGGAGTTGCGCTGGCAGGTAGCCGCTTATCGCCCGGGCGACAGCGTCAACCTGGCGCAGCGGCTTTACGAGACCCCGCGCTACAGCGGCCCCGGCGAATTGCTGCCGGGCGCCGACTGGCAAACCTGCCTGCCCCTGCCTACCCTGCGTAGCGGCTACCGCGCCAGCACGTTGGAGTTTCGCGCCGAACAGCTGCAAGGTACGTTCAGTCGCTGACCGACACCTGAAAAGATCCAGATAACAACAAGCACAAGGATTCCCCATGAGCCACCCCACGGTTCTGATCACCGGCTGCTCCAGCGGCATCGGCCGCGCACTGGCCGACACCTTTGCGCAGCAGGGCTACCAGGTCTGGGCCAGCGCCCGCAAGGAGGAAGACGTGGCGCGCCTGAGCGCGGCGGGCTTCAACGCCGTGCAACTGGACGTGGACGACGCCGCCGCAGTCGAACGGCTGGCCGCGACGCTCGAGCAACGCATCGGCGGCCTGGACGTACTGATCAACAACGCCGGCTACGGCGCCATGGGCCCGCTGCTCGATGGCGGCGCCACGGCGCTGCGCCGACAGTTCGAAACCAATGTGTTCGCCATCGTCAGCGTGACCCGGGCGCTGTTCCCGATACTGCGCCGCAACAAGGGGCTGGTGGTGAACATCGGCAGTGTCTCTGCCGTGCTGGTCACCCCGTTCGCCGGCGCCTACTGCGCCTCCAAGGCTGCCGTACACGCGCTCAGCGATGCCCTGCGCCTGGAGCTGGCGCCTTTCGGTGTAGGCGTGCTGGAGGTGCAGCCCGGCGCCATCGAGTCGAGCTTCGGCACTCACGCCAGCCGTCAGGCCGAGCAGCTGATCGGCGAGCGCTCGCCCTGGTGGCCCATGCGTGACGGCATCCGTGCCCGCGCCATGGCTTCCCAGGACAATCCGACCCCTGCCAGCCACGTCGCTCGCAATGTGTTCGCCGCCGTGAACGGCGGCAAGCGGCCACGGGTGCTCCGCATCGGCAATGGCAGCCGCGCACTGCCGCTGCTCGCCGCCCTGCTGCCCGGCGCGCTGCTCGATCGCATACTGAGCCGCCGCTTCGGCCTGGATCGCGCCTTGTAGAACCCGGCTCCAGCGACGAGACTCAGGCTTCATCCTTTGCACCGAGCCGTGCCGCCATGCCTCCATCCCATGCTTCCGTCGCCATGACCCGCTATGCCGTGATCGGCGTGGTCGCAGCCGTCCTGCTCAACCTGCTGCTGCGCAGCTTCGTGAAACTCGGCGGCGTGCTGGCCACTCTGGTGATCGCCGCCAGCGTGGCGGCGATCATGGCCCTTCTGTTCGCCTGGCAGCAGCGCCGCCCACCAACCCGCGGTGAACGTCGCCGCCTGGTCTGGCTGTACGGCGGCATGCTGGCGCTGCTGTATGCCGGCCTGCTGACCATGATGACGCTGCAGGACGACCCCAATCCCATGGGTGTGGTGATCTTCGCGCTGCACTACCTGAGCTATCCGCTGCTCGCCCAGATGCTGTTCTCCGAGCGAATCTTCAAACGTATGCCGTGAGCGGAGGGCACTTGCGGGCAAATCGCTGCTCTACACTCGATACGAAATCAGCCCGATCGGACATTCGATGAGAACCAGCAGGCACATCAGGACCCAGGAGCGACGCATCATTCTGGCGCTGCTCGCCGCACTCCTGGCGGTGCAGGTCATCATCTACCTGGTCAGTGTGCGCACCAACCGCAACATCGTCGAAGAAACCATCAACACCAGCCTGGAGACCACCGCCCAGGTGGTCGACCAGTTGCTCGAGCTGCGCCATCGGCAACTCGGTCAGGGCGCCGCCGTTCTGGCGGCCGACTACGGCCTCAAGGAGGCCATCGCCATCGGTGAGCGCGCGACCATCGAATCCATGCTGCAGAATCACGGCAGACGCCTGCAGGCCGATATCGCCGTACTCAACAGCCTCGACCGGCAATTGATCGCCAGCGTGCCCAGCGAGCTGCAGCAGGCCGACATCGTTCCCCTGCTCAAGGCCGCGGCGCAATCCGGCGGTACCGACGGGCAGTTGCCCATCACCCTGCTGCGCAGCCAGAGCGGCGTGCTCTATCAATTGATCCACAGCGTGGTGAGCATGCCCACGCCACAGGCCGAGCTCACCCTGGGCTTCGCCATCGACGACGACCTCGCAGAGGATCTGAAGCGGGTCACCGACACCGAGTTCGTCATCCTCTCGCGCGGCGAGAACGGTGCCTGGCAGTTGCATGGCGACACCCTGAACAGCACCTTCGACCGCCTGCTCGGTAACCCCGCCGCGCTGATCGATGGCGCAAGCTGGACGCTGCAAGACGCCGACAACGAATACCTGATGCGTTCGGTGTCGCTCAGCAACGTCAATGCCCAGGGCGCCAGCGAGGTACTGCTGATCATGGGCAAGTCGCTGGGACAGACCATGGCTGCCTACGCGCGCATCGAGACCTTCCAGCGCTATCTGCTGCTGGCCAGTCTGCTGCTGTCGGCCCTGGTGGTGCTGCTGATCAGCCGCCACCTGCTACGCCCGCTGAATACCCTGGCTCACCTTGACCCACTGACCGACCTGCCGAACCGCCGGCTCTTCGATCACAGCGTCGCCAATGCGCTCACGTCCAAAGGCCGCAGCACACCGTTCGCGCTGATGATGATCGACCTCGATCACTTCAAGCAGATCAATGACCGCTACGGCCACGCCGCAGGCGATGAGGTGCTCAAGGTCAGTGCCCGGCGCCTGCGCGGCCTGCTGCGGCGCATCGACATGCCGGCACGCCTGGGCGGCGACGAGTTCGCCGCCCTGCTCCCCGGCCTCGACCGTGCAGCAGCGATTCGCCTGGGCCAACGTATCGAGGAAGCCCTCAGCGAACCGATCACCTTCAACCAGCAGACATTGCAGATCGGCATCAGCATCGGTATCGCCATCGCCCCCGAGGACGGCCAAACCGCCAGCGACCTGCTGCGCATGGCAGACGCCGAGATGTACGCCGACAAGGCCCAGCGCGAGAACGAATCGGTCTGAAAGGTCGAACAGACCTCTTCCAGCCGGGTCGCACCTCAAGTCCCTGCTGATAAACGAGCGCATTCATGGAATACATCGACTGGCTGCAATGGCCAGCCATGCTGGTTACCGTCGCTGCGGCCTGGCTGGTCGCATCGAAGCAGCGCCAACGCCGTAACCTGGGTTTCTGGGTGTTCATGGCCAGCAACCTGCTGTGGATCGCCTGGGGCCTCTACAGTCATGCCTACGCATTGATCGTGCTGCAACTGTGCCTGGCGGCCATGAACATTCGCGGTGCGATCAAGACCGAAGAGCAATGAACCGTGCCACGGTAGAGCACCTGCCGCAGGCGCATTGGCCGCACAGGTGCTGCCAATCCCGCTCAGGCTATGAGACCATCGGCGGCTTGCCACCGTATTCATCCTGCCATGCCGAACCCTGCCTTTGACCCCGGAGAGCTCGTCTGATGCCAGACATCCTGCACCTGCAGCAGGCCGACTGGCGCGGCGATTTCGATGACGGCGCGCTGCGCCGCGGTCAGGACTATGCCAAGCGCGGGCTCAGCCGCCTGCTCAGCCTCAAGGATCTCAGCCTGCTCGCCAGTTGCCTGGGCAGTGGCGAGCGACCTTACCAGCAGCGCATCACCCTGCACCCCTACGGCCAGGGCTGGGGGGTGACCGGGCATTGCAGCTGCCCGGTTGGCTTCAACTGCAAGCACGTCGCCGCCGCTCTGCTCACGCTCGAAGCCCGCCAGCGTTCCGGCGAGGACCTCGGCTCGTTGATCGTCGTCGAAAAGCCCATGGAAGAAACCCGCATCGACGATGTGCCGCCGATACCGGTGCTGACCCTCGGCAGCCACGTGCGCGTGCACTTCGATGCGCGCAAGGGACGCATGCTGGAGCAGACCCAGCACCGCGCAGCGCTGGCCTTCGACTATCAGGGCCACAGCGCCGCTGGCAAACCGGTCAAGGACCTGCTGTATCGCCTGGGCCCGACCCATCAGTTGCGCATCGTGCGTGACGGCGCCCGCGAAGCCGAGCTGCGTCATCGCCTGGAAGAAGGCGGCCTGCGCACGGCCCTGCGGCAGAGCGAGGCACTCGCCCAGCATCCTGGCGAACACTTCGAACTGCAGGGCGACGCGGCCTGGCTGGCCTTCATGCAGCAGCAGGTCCCGGCCTTGCGCGAAGAGGGTTGGCGCGTCGAGGTGCAACCCGACTTCCAGTACAACCTGGCACAGATCGACGACTGGTACGCCGATGTCGACGAGGTACCCGAGCAGGGCTGGTTCGACCTGGAGCTGGGGATCGAAGTGGAGGGTCAGCGCATCAGCCTGCTGCCCATCCTGCTCCAGGCCATTCGGCGCACGCCCTGGCTGCTTTCCGGCGAAGCACTTGCACAGCGCCAGGATGGAGAAATGCTGCTGGTCACCCTGCCCCACAGCCAGCGTCGCGTTGCCCTGCCCTATGCACGGCTCAAGCCGCTGCTGGCAGCGCTCGGTGAGCTGTTCATCGGTGATGGCGAAGACATCGGCACCCGGGTGCGTCTGCCCCGTGCCGATGCGACACGCCTCAATGTCCTGCAGCAGGGCCCGGCGCTGAACTGGCAGGGTGGCGCCGATCTGCGCGATTTCGCCCAGCGTCTGCAGCACACCACGCTGCAGACGGTCAGCGCTCCGGATGGCCTGGCGGCACAACTGCGTCCCTACCAGTTGCAGGGGCTGGGCTGGATGCAGGCCCTGGCCGAACTGAAGGTCGGCGGCGTGCTGGCCGACGACATGGGCCTTGGCAAGACCCTGCAGACCCTGGCGCATATCCTTCTGGAAAAACAGAACGGCCGCCTGCAGCAACCGGCCCTGATCGTCATGCCCACCAGCCTGATCCCCAACTGGCAGGATGAAGCCGCGCGGTTCGCGCCGAGCCTCAAGGTGCTGGCCTTGCACGGTGCAAAGCGCCGCAGCCAGTTCAAGCTGATCGCCGAACACGACATCGTGCTCACCACCTATGCCCTGCTGCCCCGTGACCTCAAGACGCTGACCGCGCAACGCTTCCATCTGCTGATCCTCGACGAAGCCCAGAGCATCAAGAACCCGCGCAGCAAGGCGGCTCTTGCCGCTGGCCAGATCAACGCGCAACAGCGTCTGTGCCTCAGTGGTACGCCGCTGGAAAACCACCTGGGCGAGCTCTGGTCGCTGTTCAATTTCCTGATGCCGGGCTGGCTCGGCGACAGCAAGAGCTTCACCCGCGACTACCGTACGCCCATCGAAAAGCATGGCAACGAACAGCGTCTGGCGCATCTGCGTGGGCGCATCAAACCCTTCGTGCTGCGTCGCAAGAAGGAACAGGTGGCCCGCGAGCTGCCACCGAAGACCGAGATCACCCAGTGGGTGGAACTGACCCCGGCACAGCGCGACCGCTACGAGATTCTGCGCCTGGCCATGGACCGCAAGGTGCGTGAGGAAATCACCCGCCAGGGCCTGGCCCGCAGCCAGATCGTGATCCTCGAGGCGTTGCTGCGTTTGCGCCAGGTGTGTTGCGACCTGCGCCTGCTCGACGAAGCGCCGGAAGAACTGAGCAGCGCCGACTCCGGCAAGCTCGGCAGCCTGCTGGAGATGCTCGAAGCGCTGATTGGCGAAGGCCGTCGGGTGCTGCTGTTCTCCCAGTTCACTTCGATGCTGGCGCTGATCGAGGCCGAGCTGCAGGCCCGCGGTATCGCCTATGCCAAGCTGACCGGCAGCACCCGAGATCGCCGCACGCCGGTACAGCAGTTCCAGGCGGGGCAGTTTCCGGTCTTTCTGATCAGCCTCAAGGCAGGCGGCTCGGGCCTCAACCTCACCGCGGCCGACACGGTGATCCACTTCGACCCCTGGTGGAACCCCGCAGCGGAGGCCCAGGCCAGCGATCGTGCCTACCGGATCGGCCAGGACAAGCCGGTGTTCGTCTACAAGCTGATCGCCCGTGGCAGCGTCGAGGAGAAGATCCAGCAACTGCAGCACGCCAAGGCCAGCCTGGCCCACGGCCTGCTGGAAGAAGGCGGCAGCCAGGCGCAATGGCAACTCAGCGAGGACGACCTGCAGGCACTGTTCGCCCCGCTGAGTGACTGACAGGCGTCACTACTTCTCCGAGTAGTTGTCGCCGACCACTTCGCCGCTCGAGTCGATGGCCTTGCTGGACGGAAACTTGTAGGACGCGAAGCGCACCGCCAGCACCGACAGCGCCAGGAAGAAGATACCGCCACACAGGTACAGCAGGCCGATATCCGGCGCCTTGTGGTGGGACACGTCACCGATCAGAAGTCGGGTAAGCGCCGTGATCGCGATGTACAACAGAAACCTTATCGGGAGATGGTTCGTTTTAAAGTAGATCCCTACCATCGCCCCAAGCTCCAGGTAGATGAATAGAAGCAAGATGTCGTCTACGCTGGCATGGCGTGCTTCCACCATGTCCATGAAAGCCATGACCGAAGCCCATGCGGTAGCGGCACCGATGGCGAATAGCCCCATGTAATGGAACCCTTCGACAAAAAGGTTCCCTATCGAATTAGCCTGCTTGTGCATGCGTTCCCTGCTGCGATCTGCCCATTTCACAAAGACTCCCCTCCCCTACCATTCAAAATTCGATGATGCCAGAGATCTCAAGCGATCAGATGACTACCTTGTAGTACGTACTGGTTTGTTGGTCTTTAAATTAGGTGTTGACCATTTCCCCCAGCGCCAGGCCCAGGTAGTGGAGGCCCTCGACGAACAGCGAGCGAGTTCGCGCCCTTGTGCATCTGCTTGCGGCTGTTATCCAACCACTCCATACCCTTTCCCTCTACACGATTCATGCAGCCGAACGCCGCCATGATTGCGCGTCTGCATGACACTTCCATGCAGGAACGAGACCAGCGAAGCTGGCCTGCAGCGCCTGCCGTGGCACAGAGAAGCCCGCC encodes:
- a CDS encoding SDR family oxidoreductase, with product MSHPTVLITGCSSGIGRALADTFAQQGYQVWASARKEEDVARLSAAGFNAVQLDVDDAAAVERLAATLEQRIGGLDVLINNAGYGAMGPLLDGGATALRRQFETNVFAIVSVTRALFPILRRNKGLVVNIGSVSAVLVTPFAGAYCASKAAVHALSDALRLELAPFGVGVLEVQPGAIESSFGTHASRQAEQLIGERSPWWPMRDGIRARAMASQDNPTPASHVARNVFAAVNGGKRPRVLRIGNGSRALPLLAALLPGALLDRILSRRFGLDRAL
- a CDS encoding GGDEF domain-containing protein — translated: MRTSRHIRTQERRIILALLAALLAVQVIIYLVSVRTNRNIVEETINTSLETTAQVVDQLLELRHRQLGQGAAVLAADYGLKEAIAIGERATIESMLQNHGRRLQADIAVLNSLDRQLIASVPSELQQADIVPLLKAAAQSGGTDGQLPITLLRSQSGVLYQLIHSVVSMPTPQAELTLGFAIDDDLAEDLKRVTDTEFVILSRGENGAWQLHGDTLNSTFDRLLGNPAALIDGASWTLQDADNEYLMRSVSLSNVNAQGASEVLLIMGKSLGQTMAAYARIETFQRYLLLASLLLSALVVLLISRHLLRPLNTLAHLDPLTDLPNRRLFDHSVANALTSKGRSTPFALMMIDLDHFKQINDRYGHAAGDEVLKVSARRLRGLLRRIDMPARLGGDEFAALLPGLDRAAAIRLGQRIEEALSEPITFNQQTLQIGISIGIAIAPEDGQTASDLLRMADAEMYADKAQRENESV
- the yaaA gene encoding peroxide stress protein YaaA — translated: MLMVISPAKTLDYDTAPVTSRFTQPEFLEHSQELVAQLREFSPAQIAELMHLSDKLAGLNAARFGSWTPAFDTQNAKQALLAFKGDVYTGLDAQSFAEADFDFAQQHLRMLSGLYGLLRPLDLMMPYRLEMGTKLANARGKDLYAFWGEHISQWLNEALQAQGDDVLLNLASNEYFGAVKRKVLKARIIDTEFKDLKNGQYKIISFYAKKARGLMARHVIRERLKDPKDLKDFNDQGYRFSAKDSSADKLVFLRDHAPE
- a CDS encoding PhoH family protein, which gives rise to MDDHGRIKPTAPTLYALDTNVLIHDPNALLNFQEHHVAIPMTVLEELDKLKTGKQGVAAECRQAIRLIDKILDGASPEEVEHGVPIQRGKNEPRGFLSILMSKSAAPVTWLPEDLNDNKIINQLVELKSRRPGTSVVLVTKDINMRLKARGCGLDSEDYHTDQLVDDISLLSKGYHNVEGAFWDRVAKVDTRQGHGRTWHRVQLSEELPGVNVNEFIIDEQGFVGWVKEAEGGELLILDLHQEPLLHQEAWGLKPRDIYQALALYALLDPDIHLVNLTGAAGSGKTILALAAAIEQTMVNKRYRRIIATRSVQGLDQEIGFLPGTEAEKMEPWLGAITDNLEALHMDDENTHGSVDYILQKVPLQFKSLNYIRGRSFQQSLILIDECQNLTPHQMKTIITRAGSGSKVICLGNLAQIDTPYLSAPSSGLTYLTERFKGFEHGVHITLQGVPRSILAEYAESHM
- a CDS encoding DEAD/DEAH box helicase, producing the protein MPDILHLQQADWRGDFDDGALRRGQDYAKRGLSRLLSLKDLSLLASCLGSGERPYQQRITLHPYGQGWGVTGHCSCPVGFNCKHVAAALLTLEARQRSGEDLGSLIVVEKPMEETRIDDVPPIPVLTLGSHVRVHFDARKGRMLEQTQHRAALAFDYQGHSAAGKPVKDLLYRLGPTHQLRIVRDGAREAELRHRLEEGGLRTALRQSEALAQHPGEHFELQGDAAWLAFMQQQVPALREEGWRVEVQPDFQYNLAQIDDWYADVDEVPEQGWFDLELGIEVEGQRISLLPILLQAIRRTPWLLSGEALAQRQDGEMLLVTLPHSQRRVALPYARLKPLLAALGELFIGDGEDIGTRVRLPRADATRLNVLQQGPALNWQGGADLRDFAQRLQHTTLQTVSAPDGLAAQLRPYQLQGLGWMQALAELKVGGVLADDMGLGKTLQTLAHILLEKQNGRLQQPALIVMPTSLIPNWQDEAARFAPSLKVLALHGAKRRSQFKLIAEHDIVLTTYALLPRDLKTLTAQRFHLLILDEAQSIKNPRSKAALAAGQINAQQRLCLSGTPLENHLGELWSLFNFLMPGWLGDSKSFTRDYRTPIEKHGNEQRLAHLRGRIKPFVLRRKKEQVARELPPKTEITQWVELTPAQRDRYEILRLAMDRKVREEITRQGLARSQIVILEALLRLRQVCCDLRLLDEAPEELSSADSGKLGSLLEMLEALIGEGRRVLLFSQFTSMLALIEAELQARGIAYAKLTGSTRDRRTPVQQFQAGQFPVFLISLKAGGSGLNLTAADTVIHFDPWWNPAAEAQASDRAYRIGQDKPVFVYKLIARGSVEEKIQQLQHAKASLAHGLLEEGGSQAQWQLSEDDLQALFAPLSD
- a CDS encoding phosphate-starvation-inducible protein PsiE — translated: MKWADRSRERMHKQANSIGNLFVEGFHYMGLFAIGAATAWASVMAFMDMVEARHASVDDILLLFIYLELGAMVGIYFKTNHLPIRFLLYIAITALTRLLIGDVSHHKAPDIGLLYLCGGIFFLALSVLAVRFASYKFPSSKAIDSSGEVVGDNYSEK